The Pelodiscus sinensis isolate JC-2024 chromosome 30, ASM4963464v1, whole genome shotgun sequence genome has a window encoding:
- the LOC142821175 gene encoding von Willebrand factor A domain-containing protein 5A-like isoform X1, with translation MLTYGLLTSTKDPVPLRSGSVALLLRGFVADVACELSYRNEEAEPVEAVFVFPLDAEAAVYAFQACLGGTCVEAQLHERREAREMYEDALAGGHTSFLLEEAGAGGDVFSCTLGNLPPGVEAALTLRYVCELPREPDGAARFVLPIVLRPRYAPQGWVGEDVIQGLPRAPPGELPYTLSLSATLESPHGVERVVSNCPLTSLSYPGGDRSSAQVSLAEQPPWDRDVELLVYYAEPHKPSVVLEAGLPGAEPGSLMGDPAVMVTLMPNLLEATAAGEFIFLLDRSGSMDSTMDARADSPTRIDCAKETLILLLKSLPLGCYFNIYGFGSEFESFYPRSVEYTQKTMSKSLKRVRRLRADLGGTEILEPLGAIYRSPCRDGHPRQLFVFTDGEVCNTREVIAEVQRHQGSCRCFSFGIGEGASTALIKGIAQAGGGSAEFITGQDRMQPKALQSLKRALQLAVTCIALSWDLPPGMEAVLLGPAPKVIFAVHRCLIYAQLRGQPPPPGTAVGGVTLQYCIREQSYKETLAFPLQPQAGDRLPVHRLAAKALLLDLEEAMSAGAKGAWSRALEASLSSGVVCSLTAYVGVDTARGQPVQGPLVRRDVPVAATTHHAFHHLGRRRLVGCSQVMRNLQHLVVTRYWHFSELERLPKSSLCFRLPQKCLSWLHCIPERLRGHLQCRGSESSDPEVPPEPVPQKERAAEESPLLRLVSLQNADGSWDLGPLLAAALGVSKTDARGRKPSEDVAPSVWATVLAVVWLHGRATGQRNEWELLEVKAVAWVRDQAGPWLSECLEAANALLGCSVDPAIFGL, from the exons ATGTTGACCTACGGACTCCTGACCAGCACCAAGGACCCGG TGCCCCTGCGCAGCGGCTCAGTGGCCCTGCTGCTCCGCGGCTTCGTGGCGGACGTGGCCTGCGAGCTGAGCTACCGGAACGAGGAGGCAGAGCCGGTGGAGGCCGTCTTCGTCTTCCCCCTGGATGCTGAGGCGGCCGTCTACGCCTTCCAGGCCTGCCTGGGGGGCACCTGTGTGGAGGCCCAGCTCCACGAGAGGAGAGAG GCGAGGGAGATGTACGAGGACGCGCTGGCGGGGGGCCATACCTCGTTCCTGCTGGAGGAGGCCGGGGCCGGGGGCGACGTGTTCAGCTGCACCCTGGGGAACCTGCCCCCCGGTGTGGAGGCGGCGCTGACCCTGCGCTACGTCTGCGAGCTGCCGCGGGAGCCTGACGGCGCCGCCCGCTTTGTGCTGCCCATCGTGCTGCGCCCCCGCTACGCCCCCCAGG GCTGGGTTGGCGAGGACGTCATTCAGGGGCTCCCCCGGGCCCCTCCGGGGGAGCTTCCCTACACGCTGAGCCTGAGCGCCACGCTGGAGTCACCCCACGGCGTGGAGCGCGTGGTCTCCAACTGCCCCCTCACCTCCCTGAGCTACCCAGGCGGGGACCGGAGCAGCGCCCAG gtgtcACTGGCCGAGCAGCCGCCCTGGGACCGGGACGTGGAGCTGCTGGTGTATTACGCGGAGCCGCACAAGCCCAGCGTTGTGCTGGAGGCCGGGCTGCCCGGAGCGGAGCCAG GCTCGCTGATGGGTGACCCGGCCGTGATGGTGACCCTGATGCCCAACCTGCTAGAGGCGACAGCGGCCGGCGAGTTCATCTTCCTGCTGGATCGCTCCGGCAGCATGGACAGCACCATGGACGCCCGCGCCGACTCCCCCACACGCATCGACTGTGCCAAG GAGACCCTGATCTTGCTGCTGAAGAGTTTGCCCCTGGGCTGTTACTTCAACATCTACGGCTTTGGGTCTGAGTTCGAGTCCTTCTACCC gcggAGCGTGGAGTACACCCAGAAGACCATGTCCAAGTCCCTGAAGCGCGTCCGGCGGCTCCGTGCCGACCTGGGGGGCACCGAGATCTTGGAGCCGTTAGGAGCCATTTACCGCAGCCCCTGCCGGGACGGGCACCCGCGCCAG ctgtttgTGTTCACGGACGGGGAGGTGTGTAACACTAGGGAAGTCATTGCTGAGGTGCAGCGTCACCAAGGGTCCTGCAG GTGCTTCTCCTTCGGCATCGGGGAAGGCGCCTCCACGGCCCTGATCAAAGGCATcgcccaggccggggggggcagcgccGAGTTCATCACGGGCCAGGACCGCATGCAGCCCAAG GCGCTGCAGTCTCTGAAGCGGGCCCTGCAGCTGGCCGTGACCTGCATCGCGCTgagctgggacctgccccccgggATGGAGGCGGTGCTGCTGGGCCCGGCCCCCAAGGTGATCTTTGCCGTGCACCGGTGCCTGATCTACGCCCAGCTCCGTGGGCAGCCCCCG CCCCCAGGCACTGCCGTGGGGGGCGTGACGCTGCAGTACTGCATCCGGGAGCAGAGCTACAAGGAGACGCTGGCGTTCCCCCTGCAGCCGCAGGCTGGAGACAG GCTGCCCGTTCACCGGCTGGCAGCCAAGGCCCTGCTGCTGGATCTGGAGGAGGCCATGAGTGCGGGGGCGAAGGGGGCCTGGAGCCGGGCGCTGGAGGCCAGTCTGAGCTCGGGCGTCGTCTGCTCCCTCACGGCCTACGTGGGGGTGGACACGGCGCGGGGGCAGCCGGTGCAGGGGCCGCTGGTGAGGCGGGACGTCCCGGTGGCAG CCACCACGCATCATGCGTTTCATCACCTGGGCAGGAGGCGATTGGTGGGCTGCTCGCAGGTCATGCGTAACCTCCAGCACTTGGTTGTGACACGCTACTGGCACTTCAGTGAGCTCGAACGGCTCCCCAAATCGAGCCTGTGCTTTCGCCTCCCTCAGAAGTGTCTGTCCtggctccactgcatcccagagCGCCTCCGGGGACATCTCCAGTGCCGGGGCAGCGAGTCCTCCGACCCCGAGGTCCCGCCGGAGCCCGTGCCCCAGAAAG AGCGGGCAGCAGAGGAATCTCCCCTGCTGAGGCTGGTGTCCCTGCAGAACGCCGATGGCTCATGGGACCTGGGGCCCCTGCTGGCCGCCGCGCTGGGGGTGAGCAAGACCGACGCCAGGGGGAGAAAGCCCAGTGAG gatGTGGCCCCCAGTGTCTGGGCCACGGTGCTGGCCGTGGTCTGGCTGCACGGCCGGGCCACGGGGCAGCGGAACgagtgggagctgctggaggtcAAAGCGGTGGCCTGGGTGCGGGACCAAGCAG ggccctggctgagcGAGTGCCTGGAAGCCGCCAATGCCTTGCTGGGCTGCAGCGTGGACCCTGCCATCTTTGGACTCTGA
- the LOC142821175 gene encoding von Willebrand factor A domain-containing protein 5A-like isoform X2 — translation MLTYGLLTSTKDPVPLRSGSVALLLRGFVADVACELSYRNEEAEPVEAVFVFPLDAEAAVYAFQACLGGTCVEAQLHERREAREMYEDALAGGHTSFLLEEAGAGGDVFSCTLGNLPPGVEAALTLRYVCELPREPDGAARFVLPIVLRPRYAPQGWVGEDVIQGLPRAPPGELPYTLSLSATLESPHGVERVVSNCPLTSLSYPGGDRSSAQVSLAEQPPWDRDVELLVYYAEPHKPSVVLEAGLPGAEPGSLMGDPAVMVTLMPNLLEATAAGEFIFLLDRSGSMDSTMDARADSPTRIDCAKETLILLLKSLPLGCYFNIYGFGSEFESFYPRSVEYTQKTMSKSLKRVRRLRADLGGTEILEPLGAIYRSPCRDGHPRQLFVFTDGEVCNTREVIAEVQRHQGSCRCFSFGIGEGASTALIKGIAQAGGGSAEFITGQDRMQPKALQSLKRALQLAVTCIALSWDLPPGMEAVLLGPAPKVIFAVHRCLIYAQLRGQPPPPGTAVGGVTLQYCIREQSYKETLAFPLQPQAGDRLPVHRLAAKALLLDLEEAMSAGAKGAWSRALEASLSSGVVCSLTAYVGVDTARGQPVQGPLVRRDVPVAEVSVLAPLHPRAPPGTSPVPGQRVLRPRGPAGARAPERAGSRGISPAEAGVPAERRWLMGPGAPAGRRAGGEQDRRQGEKAQ, via the exons ATGTTGACCTACGGACTCCTGACCAGCACCAAGGACCCGG TGCCCCTGCGCAGCGGCTCAGTGGCCCTGCTGCTCCGCGGCTTCGTGGCGGACGTGGCCTGCGAGCTGAGCTACCGGAACGAGGAGGCAGAGCCGGTGGAGGCCGTCTTCGTCTTCCCCCTGGATGCTGAGGCGGCCGTCTACGCCTTCCAGGCCTGCCTGGGGGGCACCTGTGTGGAGGCCCAGCTCCACGAGAGGAGAGAG GCGAGGGAGATGTACGAGGACGCGCTGGCGGGGGGCCATACCTCGTTCCTGCTGGAGGAGGCCGGGGCCGGGGGCGACGTGTTCAGCTGCACCCTGGGGAACCTGCCCCCCGGTGTGGAGGCGGCGCTGACCCTGCGCTACGTCTGCGAGCTGCCGCGGGAGCCTGACGGCGCCGCCCGCTTTGTGCTGCCCATCGTGCTGCGCCCCCGCTACGCCCCCCAGG GCTGGGTTGGCGAGGACGTCATTCAGGGGCTCCCCCGGGCCCCTCCGGGGGAGCTTCCCTACACGCTGAGCCTGAGCGCCACGCTGGAGTCACCCCACGGCGTGGAGCGCGTGGTCTCCAACTGCCCCCTCACCTCCCTGAGCTACCCAGGCGGGGACCGGAGCAGCGCCCAG gtgtcACTGGCCGAGCAGCCGCCCTGGGACCGGGACGTGGAGCTGCTGGTGTATTACGCGGAGCCGCACAAGCCCAGCGTTGTGCTGGAGGCCGGGCTGCCCGGAGCGGAGCCAG GCTCGCTGATGGGTGACCCGGCCGTGATGGTGACCCTGATGCCCAACCTGCTAGAGGCGACAGCGGCCGGCGAGTTCATCTTCCTGCTGGATCGCTCCGGCAGCATGGACAGCACCATGGACGCCCGCGCCGACTCCCCCACACGCATCGACTGTGCCAAG GAGACCCTGATCTTGCTGCTGAAGAGTTTGCCCCTGGGCTGTTACTTCAACATCTACGGCTTTGGGTCTGAGTTCGAGTCCTTCTACCC gcggAGCGTGGAGTACACCCAGAAGACCATGTCCAAGTCCCTGAAGCGCGTCCGGCGGCTCCGTGCCGACCTGGGGGGCACCGAGATCTTGGAGCCGTTAGGAGCCATTTACCGCAGCCCCTGCCGGGACGGGCACCCGCGCCAG ctgtttgTGTTCACGGACGGGGAGGTGTGTAACACTAGGGAAGTCATTGCTGAGGTGCAGCGTCACCAAGGGTCCTGCAG GTGCTTCTCCTTCGGCATCGGGGAAGGCGCCTCCACGGCCCTGATCAAAGGCATcgcccaggccggggggggcagcgccGAGTTCATCACGGGCCAGGACCGCATGCAGCCCAAG GCGCTGCAGTCTCTGAAGCGGGCCCTGCAGCTGGCCGTGACCTGCATCGCGCTgagctgggacctgccccccgggATGGAGGCGGTGCTGCTGGGCCCGGCCCCCAAGGTGATCTTTGCCGTGCACCGGTGCCTGATCTACGCCCAGCTCCGTGGGCAGCCCCCG CCCCCAGGCACTGCCGTGGGGGGCGTGACGCTGCAGTACTGCATCCGGGAGCAGAGCTACAAGGAGACGCTGGCGTTCCCCCTGCAGCCGCAGGCTGGAGACAG GCTGCCCGTTCACCGGCTGGCAGCCAAGGCCCTGCTGCTGGATCTGGAGGAGGCCATGAGTGCGGGGGCGAAGGGGGCCTGGAGCCGGGCGCTGGAGGCCAGTCTGAGCTCGGGCGTCGTCTGCTCCCTCACGGCCTACGTGGGGGTGGACACGGCGCGGGGGCAGCCGGTGCAGGGGCCGCTGGTGAGGCGGGACGTCCCGGTGGCAG AAGTGTCTGTCCtggctccactgcatcccagagCGCCTCCGGGGACATCTCCAGTGCCGGGGCAGCGAGTCCTCCGACCCCGAGGTCCCGCCGGAGCCCGTGCCCCAGAAAG AGCGGGCAGCAGAGGAATCTCCCCTGCTGAGGCTGGTGTCCCTGCAGAACGCCGATGGCTCATGGGACCTGGGGCCCCTGCTGGCCGCCGCGCTGGGGGTGAGCAAGACCGACGCCAGGGGGAGAAAGCCCAGTGA